One region of Marispirochaeta aestuarii genomic DNA includes:
- a CDS encoding Ldh family oxidoreductase has translation MHVQEDRLKEFVTAVLTRVGVTEDKARNAAEVLVFADSRGIESHGVSKLPIYVQRIKAGGINPAADPKIVSRTGGICRIDGENAMGPVAGHFGAETAVQNALENGIGLAAVGNSNHFGVTAYYSMKGLDRGIIGFAMSNANPTMAPWGGKKAMVGTSPLSIAVPTGNGLPLVVDMASSLVARGKILLAAQAGRELPQGWALDKEGRETRDPEAALQGLLSPMGGPKGSGLALIIDILCGVLSGSKWLTDVGHLYSGLDTPQRIGHVFGGIKIEAFMKVEEFYTIMNEYVHAVHDCPRAEGFDRIYMPGEIEYLKTLEAKAEGIKLSDAIRKDLETTAEELDLSLAAYA, from the coding sequence ATGCATGTTCAAGAGGATAGACTGAAAGAGTTTGTCACCGCGGTCCTCACACGGGTCGGGGTTACCGAAGACAAGGCACGGAACGCCGCGGAGGTCCTGGTCTTTGCTGATTCCCGGGGCATAGAATCCCACGGCGTTTCGAAACTTCCGATTTACGTACAACGTATCAAGGCGGGGGGAATCAACCCCGCCGCCGATCCGAAAATCGTTTCCAGAACCGGCGGTATCTGCAGAATCGACGGTGAGAACGCCATGGGTCCCGTTGCGGGACACTTCGGCGCCGAGACGGCGGTACAGAACGCTCTGGAAAACGGGATCGGTCTGGCAGCGGTGGGTAACTCGAACCATTTCGGAGTAACCGCTTATTACTCCATGAAGGGCCTGGATCGGGGAATCATCGGCTTTGCCATGAGCAATGCCAATCCCACCATGGCCCCCTGGGGCGGAAAGAAAGCGATGGTGGGGACCAGTCCCCTCTCCATAGCCGTACCCACGGGAAACGGACTGCCCCTGGTTGTCGATATGGCCAGCAGCCTGGTGGCCCGGGGCAAGATTCTGCTGGCAGCCCAGGCGGGAAGGGAACTTCCCCAGGGATGGGCGCTGGATAAAGAAGGCCGGGAGACCAGGGACCCGGAAGCGGCCCTGCAGGGACTCCTGAGCCCCATGGGCGGCCCCAAAGGCTCCGGGCTGGCACTGATAATCGACATACTCTGCGGAGTGCTGTCCGGCTCCAAGTGGCTTACCGATGTGGGGCACCTGTACAGCGGACTCGATACACCCCAGAGAATCGGCCATGTTTTCGGAGGCATAAAGATCGAAGCCTTCATGAAGGTGGAGGAGTTTTACACCATCATGAACGAGTATGTTCATGCCGTCCACGACTGCCCCAGGGCGGAAGGCTTCGACCGGATTTATATGCCCGGTGAAATCGAGTACCTCAAGACCCTCGAGGCAAAGGCAGAGGGCATAAAGCTCTCCGATGCTATCCGGAAAGATCTGGAAACTACAGCGGAAGAGCTGGACTTGAGCCTTGCCGCATATGCCTAG